caaattaaTGTAATCCATTATCTTGAATAGTTAACCTTTCTTGTGTGTATGGTTAAAatacctaaaatctactcttttagtaaATTTCCAGTATACCAGTATATAACtaactatagtcctcatgctGTTCACAGTGactattttatataaaacatgaAACACTGAATATTGAGCCCTATGATATATTTTACCTTAGACATAGCAAAGTTGCTAGCATTCCTGTGACTGAGCAGTTAAAGGGTTACAGAAACTGACTGTGTGTCTTATTTCATTGAAGGACTATTGGAAATGCACTTCATGCAATGAAATGAATCCCCCCCTTCCATCACATTGCAACAGATGTTGGGCCCTTCGTGAGAATTGGCTTCCTGAAGATAAAGGGAAAGATAAAGGGGAAATCTCTGAGAAAGCCAAACTGGAAAACTCAACACAAGCTGAAGAGGGCTTTGATGTTCCTGATTGTAAAAAAACTATAGTGAATGATTCCAGAGAGTCATGTGTTGAGGAAAATGATGATAAAATTACACAAGCTTCACAATCACAAGAAAGTGAGGACTATTCTCAGCCATCAACTTCTAGTAGCATTATTTATAGCAGCCAAGAAGATGTGAAAGAGTTTGAAAGGGAAGAAACCCAAGACAAAGAAGAGAGTATGGAATCTAGTTTGCCCCTTAATGCCATTGAACCTTGTGTGATTTGTCAAGGTCGACCTAAAAATGGTTGCATTGTCCATGGCAAAACAGGACATCTTATGGCCTGCTTTACATGTGCAAAGAAGCTAAAGAAAAGGAATAAGCCCTGCCCAGTATGTAGACAACCAATTCAAATGATTGTGCTAACTTATTTCCCCTAGTTGACCTGTCTATAAGAGAATTATATATTTCTAACTATATAACCCTAGGAATTTAGGCAACCTGAAATTTATTCACATATATCAAGGTGAGAAAATGCCTCAATTCACATAGATTTCTTCTCTTTAGTATAATTGACCTACTTTGGTAGTGGAATAGTGAATACTTACTATAATTTGACTTGAATATGTAGCTCATCCTTTACACCAACtcctaattttaaataatttctactcTGTCTTAAATGAGAAgtacttggttttttttttcttaaatatgtatATGACATTTAAAtgtaacttattattttttttgagaccgagtcttgctctgtcacccaggctggagtgcagtggcatgatcttggctcactgcaagctctgcctcccgggttcgcaccattctcctgcctcagcctcccaagtagcttggccTACAgtcatctgccaccacacctggctaattttttgtacttttagtagagacagggtttcaccgtgttagccaggatggtctcgatctcctgacctcgtgatccgcccacctcggcctcccaaagtgctgggattacaggcatgagccaccgcgtccggcctaaaTGTCACTTAGTACCTTTGATATGAAGAGAAAATGTGTGAAagatttagttttttgtttttttgtttgtttgtttgttttgagatgagtctctctgtcgcccaggctggagtgcagtgtcatgatctagcagtctccgcttcccgggttcaagccattctcctggctcagcctctggagcagctgggattacaggcatgcaccaccatgcccagctaatttttgtatttttagtagagatagggtttcaccatgttggccaggctggtcacgaactcctgacctcaagtgaggtcacccgcctcggcctcccgaagtgctgggattgcagatgtgagccaccatgtccagccaagaattagtatttaaattttagatactcttttttttttttgagacagagtcttgctccatcacccatgctagagtgcagtggagtgatctcggctcactgcaacttccgccttctgggttcaagctattctcctgcctcagccttccaagtaattgggattacaggcatgtaccaccataccagctgattttttttgtatttttattaaagacagggtttcaccatgttagccaggctgatcttgaactcctaaactcaagtgatctactcacctcagcctcccaaaatgctgggattacaggtgtgaggcacctgGCCTCAGATTTTTGATACTCTTAAACCTTCTGATCCTTAGTTTCTCTCTCCAAAATACTCtttctaggttaaaaaaaaaaaaggctcttatATTTGGTGCTATGTAAGTGAAAATGTTTTTTAGGTTTTCTTGATTTaacaatagagacagggtctccctgtgttgcccaggctggtctcgaactcctgggctcaagagatcctcctgtcttggcctcgcaaagtgctaagtaggattacaggcatgagccaccacacccggctgtaaAAATGTACTTATTCTCCAGCCTCTTTTGTATAAACCATAGTAAGGGATGGGAGTAATGATGTTATTTGTGAAAATAGCCACCATTTACCCGTAAGACAAAACTTGTTAAAGCCTCCTGAGTCTAACCTAGTACATCAGGCCctttttcacacacaaaaaaatcctttATGGGATTTAATGGAATCTGTTGTTTCCCCCTAAGTTGAAAAACAACTCTAAGACACTTTAAAGTACCTTCTTGGCCTGGGTTACATGGTTCCCAGCCTAGGTTTCAGACTTTTGCTTAAGGCCAGTTTTAGAAACCCGTGTATTCAGAAAAGTTAATTCAGAAATTTGATAAACAGAATTGTTATTTAAAAACTAACTGGAAAGATTGTTAAGTTCTTTCTCAATTATTCAGAAATTATGCATCATTTTCCTTCAAGAATGACAGGGTCAGCATGTGGAATTCCAAGATACCTCTTGACTTCCTCTCAGCTCCATGTTTGGTCAGTGGAGGCCCATCCGAGCTCAGCACTGAGAAGTGTTAGTTTCTTTGGGACCCATCTACCCTGACCACATCATGATGTTCATCTGCAGCTATTGCAAGGTGTTCAGattgtataaacataaatgtcacaaaaactttaaaagaagtGCAATTCTCAAAAGGTTAGGTGGACTAAAGCATTCTGTAAAGCAACTGCTAATAATGAGCTTACAGTGgatttgaatttgaaaaatatagaaacaagCCTGTCAAATATCTGCAAGAACTATGGAATAAAACTACTGATGC
The Pan troglodytes isolate AG18354 chromosome 10, NHGRI_mPanTro3-v2.0_pri, whole genome shotgun sequence genome window above contains:
- the MDM2 gene encoding E3 ubiquitin-protein ligase Mdm2 isoform X7, with amino-acid sequence MIYRNLVVVNQQEENSDELSGERQRKRHKSDSISLSFDESLALCVIREICCERSSSSESTGTPSNPDLDAGVSEHSGDWLDQDSVSDQFSVEFEVESLDSEDYSLSEEGQELSDEDDEVYRVTVYQAGESDTDSFEEDPEISLADYWKCTSCNEMNPPLPSHCNRCWALRENWLPEDKGKDKGEISEKAKLENSTQAEEGFDVPDCKKTIVNDSRESCVEENDDKITQASQSQESEDYSQPSTSSSIIYSSQEDVKEFEREETQDKEESMESSLPLNAIEPCVICQGRPKNGCIVHGKTGHLMACFTCAKKLKKRNKPCPVCRQPIQMIVLTYFP